A single Lolium perenne isolate Kyuss_39 chromosome 6, Kyuss_2.0, whole genome shotgun sequence DNA region contains:
- the LOC127326498 gene encoding 2-hydroxy-palmitic acid dioxygenase MPO1-like, producing MVRGGGGGGLLDLERHFAFYGAYHSNPVNVFIHALFVWPIFLTALLLLHLTAPFLHSAAVGAAIYGAFYISLDRRSGTLAAVLCLLCWAASAVLAARLGFSIGCKVVLVAQLFCWTMQFIGHGVFEKRAPALFDNLVQAFLMGPYFVLLEILHKFSGYEPYPGFHANVQKLIDANRKEWEDKKAKKTT from the exons ATggttcgcggcggcggcggcggcggcttgctCGACCTGGAGCGGCACTTCGCCTTCTATGGCGCGTACCACAGCAACCCAGTAAACGTGTTCATCCACGCGCTCTTCGTCTGGCCCATCTTCCTCACGGCCCTCCTGCTCCTCCACCTCACCGCCCCGTTCCTGCACTCCGCCGCGGTCGGCGCCGCGATCTACGGGGCCTTCTACATTTCCCTCGACCGCCGCTCCGGCACCCTCGCTGCTGTTCTCTGCTTGCTCTGCTGGGCTGCCAGCGCCGTCCTCGCCGCCCGCCTGGGTTTCTCGATCGGATGCAAG GTGGTACTGGTAGCTCAGCTGTTTTGTTGGACTATGCAATTCATTGGCCATGGAGTTTTTGAG AAGCGAGCACCTGCTCTATTTGACAATCTTGTCCAAGCTTTCTTGATGGGCCCATACTTTGTGCTTCTAGAG ATTCTTCATAAGTTTTCTGGGTACGAACCGTATCCTGGCTTTCATGCCAATGTACAAAAGCTGATTGACGCTAACCGCAAGGAGTGGGAGGATAAGAAAGCAAAGAAAACGACCTGA